In Excalfactoria chinensis isolate bCotChi1 chromosome 20, bCotChi1.hap2, whole genome shotgun sequence, a genomic segment contains:
- the SLC25A33 gene encoding solute carrier family 25 member 33 isoform X1, with translation MAGGPQENTLLHLFAGGCGGTVGAIFTCPLEVIKTRLQSSKLAFRTVYYPQVQLGTISGEGMVRPTSVSPGLFSVLKSILEKEGPRSLFRGLGPNLVGVAPSRAVYFACYSKAKERFNGIFVPNSNIVHICSAGSAAFITNSLMNPIWMVKTRMQLERKVRGSKPMNALQCARYVYQMEGIRGFYRGLTASYAGISETIICFAIYESLKKHLKEVQLLSSSPNGTERSSTNFFGLMFAAAVSKGCASCIAYPHEVIRTRLREEGTKYKAFIQTARLVAREEGYLAFYRGLFAQLIRQIPNTAIVLSTYELIVYLLEDRAK, from the exons ATGTGGAGGAACGGTTGGTGCCATCTTTACTTGTCCCTTAGAAGTAATAAAGACTAGGCTCCAGTCTTCAAAACTAGCCTTTCGGACTGTCTATTACCCACAAGTCCAGCTGGGGACCATCAGTGGTGAAGGAATGGTCAGGCCAACATCTGTTTCACCTGGGCTCTTTAGTGTTCTTAA gtCGATTCTGGAAAAAGAAGGACCAAGGTCACTCTTCCGAGGTCTGGGTCCAAACTTGGTTGGAGTTGCACCATCGAG agCTGTCTATTTTGCGTGCTACTCCAAAGCCAAAGAGCGATTTAATGGCATTTTTGTACCCAACAGCAACATTGTGCACATCTGTTCTGCAGGTTCTGCAG cCTTTATCACAAATTCCCTGATGAATCCTATATGGATGGTGAAAACCAGAATGCAGCTGGAACGGAA agtCAGAGGTTCAAAACCAATGAATGCTCTGCAGTGTGCCAGATATGTTTACCAGATGGAAGGTATCCGTGGTTTTTATAGGGGCCTGACTGCCTCCTATGCTGGGATTTCTGAGACCATTATCTGCTTTGCTATTTATGAAAGTTTAAAAAAGCACTTAAAGGAAGTCCAGCTGCTCTCTTCTTCTCCTAATGGAACTGAAAGGAGCTCCACAAACTTCTTTGGACTgatgtttgctgctgctgtttccaagGGCTGTGCCTCTTGTATTGCTTATCCACACG AGGTCATACGGACACGACTGCGAGAAGAAGGCACGAAGTACAAGGCGTTCATTCAGACAGCACGGCTGGTAGCACGTGAGGAAGGCTATCTTGCCTTCTATAGAGGACTTTTTGCCCAGCTCATCCGGCAAATACCAAACACAGCCATTGTGTTGTCCACGTACGAGTTAATTGTGTATCTGTTAGAAGACCGTGCAAAGTAG
- the SLC25A33 gene encoding solute carrier family 25 member 33 isoform X2 encodes MVRPTSVSPGLFSVLKSILEKEGPRSLFRGLGPNLVGVAPSRAVYFACYSKAKERFNGIFVPNSNIVHICSAGSAAFITNSLMNPIWMVKTRMQLERKVRGSKPMNALQCARYVYQMEGIRGFYRGLTASYAGISETIICFAIYESLKKHLKEVQLLSSSPNGTERSSTNFFGLMFAAAVSKGCASCIAYPHEVIRTRLREEGTKYKAFIQTARLVAREEGYLAFYRGLFAQLIRQIPNTAIVLSTYELIVYLLEDRAK; translated from the exons ATGGTCAGGCCAACATCTGTTTCACCTGGGCTCTTTAGTGTTCTTAA gtCGATTCTGGAAAAAGAAGGACCAAGGTCACTCTTCCGAGGTCTGGGTCCAAACTTGGTTGGAGTTGCACCATCGAG agCTGTCTATTTTGCGTGCTACTCCAAAGCCAAAGAGCGATTTAATGGCATTTTTGTACCCAACAGCAACATTGTGCACATCTGTTCTGCAGGTTCTGCAG cCTTTATCACAAATTCCCTGATGAATCCTATATGGATGGTGAAAACCAGAATGCAGCTGGAACGGAA agtCAGAGGTTCAAAACCAATGAATGCTCTGCAGTGTGCCAGATATGTTTACCAGATGGAAGGTATCCGTGGTTTTTATAGGGGCCTGACTGCCTCCTATGCTGGGATTTCTGAGACCATTATCTGCTTTGCTATTTATGAAAGTTTAAAAAAGCACTTAAAGGAAGTCCAGCTGCTCTCTTCTTCTCCTAATGGAACTGAAAGGAGCTCCACAAACTTCTTTGGACTgatgtttgctgctgctgtttccaagGGCTGTGCCTCTTGTATTGCTTATCCACACG AGGTCATACGGACACGACTGCGAGAAGAAGGCACGAAGTACAAGGCGTTCATTCAGACAGCACGGCTGGTAGCACGTGAGGAAGGCTATCTTGCCTTCTATAGAGGACTTTTTGCCCAGCTCATCCGGCAAATACCAAACACAGCCATTGTGTTGTCCACGTACGAGTTAATTGTGTATCTGTTAGAAGACCGTGCAAAGTAG